ataatttttcatttttataataagttgAATCTTACACATCGTGCATGCACTATTTAACTGAATGTGAATATTATATGTTATATAACATAATTTTACGAAATGACTCATTATAATTACATTGAAATTattaacataatttattttaagtggaattatattatgaaagtttttataaaaattaggaTACTGCTTTGACTAAAActcaattatttcaaaaaaaaaaaaaattaaaggatactattatttactttaaaatatttttttaatttaataaaaattatgatctTAATATACGTTTTTAAATAcaacttgaagaaaaaatttttctatttttattatctatttcaTTCTTTAACTTCAATCATATTGCAGAAATGTTTTCTTAGTTTAccaatgaattttaattaacaTCGGAAGAGTATAATACTAATACACCTTACAAGTTGTGGTGTTTTCACCCAGATGCACTcatagtttttatatatatctttttccctcttttcttcaacaatatgtttttattatgtGCATGCATAATATAAATAAGTTAATTAAGACAATGTGCTACAGGGAAGACTCTTACTTAAAAATCATAAGTTTAAAATACAACTTCAATAAACATCCTATTACCGATCATttcaatatattattaaaaatatttattatttttatattaaattaaaaaagcttCATAAGTCTAAAATATTacttcaattaattttgttttctttatttatctTGAATGAGGCAAAAGAGAACCAAAATCCTATATGAGTCCCACATTATTAAGGCAAAGGGGGTTGTGCTTTATATGGAGGCCTTGGACTTTAATTAGAAAAAGGTCTTTTAGAACCTTTAGGGATGGAGGCTATATAACACTCTCAAAGAGAGCAACATTTTACTAATGATGAGTTGAGGCATAACAAAAAACCTTTTAAAAGTGAGGTGAGAGAGAACTAAAACTTGACTACGTGGTCACATTTCCAAGGCAAAGAGAGTTATTATGCCTTATATGAAGGCCTTATAGGTTCTAACCTATTGATCTTTGTTGCCTCTCAAGATTGAGTACCGGATACCCTTCCATGTTCCTCAAGATGAGCttatttaattagaaaattctttgaACCAATCGAACCTCGACCGTGATTTTTCCTTCTCTGTATAGACTTTGTGGAAAAGCTGATGGATAAATGCACACCCACACAAGCGGATGACTTTGGTTGGATTCCTCTTCACTATGCTGCATACACTTTGGCGATGTGGAACTCGTAAAACTGTTTCTGGATAAGGATACATCCCTTGCTTACTTGACAGACAAAGAAGGCATGTCTGCCCTTCACATTTCAGCTAATAAAGGACATGTTGATGTAATGGATACACTCATTAAAAGATGTCCAGATATTTGTGAGTTGTTGGACAATAAAGGTAGGACAGCTCTTCATTATGCTGTGGAAAGTGGAATGCCAAAAACAGTAAAGTTTCTGCTACGCAAAGAGGAATTTCAAAATCTTATAAATGAGCAAGATGAAGAAGGAAACACGCCTCTGCACCTAGCAGCCACTCGAGGGTATGCTATGATCGTACAAAGTCTGTCACTTTTCAGTAAAGTTGACAACGTGATCAAGAACAAGGCAGATAGGACCACTCTTGACATTCTCCGATCAAAAACTCAGAAAAATATTCTGTTTTGGCTAGCAGATGAGGTAAGCTGTACAATTGCTACAAAACTACATATCATTTGTGGGGGAAAAGTTTTCCCTCTATGTTGAGGAAGTTCACAATTCCTCCCTCTTATctttaaaactaattaatttttctctgtatgtttgaaaaataagttaatactgttaatttgttaatttttttacttaaatttaatgaaattacaataattacatATACAATCCTCAAATTTCACTCTTTCTTGTAGTGAAAAGACTAACAAgttcttcaaaaaatttcactGGATTTAGTTAAGAAAGTAACGGATTGGGAGTTTTTGCTCTTTATCTAAACATAAAGGGAGAAATAGGTTGGTTTtaaaaataagaaggaaaatTATAAACTACCTCAAacatagaggagaaaaaaaaaaaaaaaattctactaatTTATGTTTCagacaaacttttttttttttttttttgagaaatgtttCTGACAACTTGGTTTCAACTTTCTAGgaatatttatgatattaaaaatagaaattaattaactatatatgtgtatgtgtatgtgtattatTTTCGATAAAGGGCACATTGGATTAACAACTAAATACATTTTTGTATgttgaaattaaattatttaatttagtttattcTACATTATACAAGGTTGACACAGACTAATTTGTTAAGAAGTTATGGAGGATCCAAAATTTTGGCACGGCTTGTTGTTGTTCTACATCATATAACGTATATAACCACCATTCTTGTTAATTGTCAATCATATTGAATGTTAACATGTATATCAATTTATGCTTTTACTATTTATACTATATCATAGAACAAAGATTAATTTTAAATGGCAATATTTCATGGGTTAATTTCAAATTACAGATTAATAATCGGCTTGATTCagtcaaaagaaagaatattagTTTCTcaacctaaaaagaaaaagaagtgaaCAGtggacccaaaaaaagaaaagaaaaaaagaagcattgaTATATATGATGGGACCTCGACATAGGAAATCATTGATATAGTTTGCTGTAACAGATGCCGTTGGGACCTTTCATCCCTTTTTTTAGATACAATATCGGCTATCTACCCAGTTTGGAAACGGTGGCCACTAGAGAAACAAAAGAAGCACATTCTATTGAGACTGCTACGAATGGAGAAGGacatcatgatcaaaacaaagtGTCAAAGAAAGAGCTCAATGTGGAAGGAAATAATAATGAGGAAAAAAAGACTGAAGCCCCATGCCAGAAAGCACAAGATAATCACCCTGTCCAGAAAGAAGAATCCAGTCAAATTTTGGCGAGCACATCATTAATGGTAGCAACAATAGTCGCAACTGTCGCGTTTCAAGCAGCCTGCCAAGATCCCGGTGGGTACGATGACAAAAGCGGTGAGCCAAATCTAAAAGAACATAATTCGTTCAAAAGATTTATGATATTTAACTCCGTGTCTTTTGGTTTATCAGCCTTCTTAATGTGTTTTCAGTTCATAGTTGCCATTCTCCCACGATATTTCCAAATCCCATACCCACGACTCTTTATATTCATGCTGTCTGAGCTGTCCCTTCTCTGTATGATAGTAGCTTTTCTATCTGTACTCAACACCCAAAATTCTAAGCCTTCTGATTCTTCTGCAACTGGTACTTATTTTGCCTTCTTTCTTCCATTCTTCCCTTTCATGCTCCTATTTTACGCTCATTTTATGGTAAAACACCTTTCCAATTatcgttttctctttttctcctcgTCATATTTTCCTTTGCGGCACATTAAGATTTCTCAAGTCAAGGGGCACCGAAGGATTCCCTGTTGTTAATTTTATCTATCCTCTAATCTCCATGTCTCCTTTCCTCTCCTTTATTTCTCTGGCAATGGCTCCAGTTTGATTTCTTATTTCTTGTGTGTTTGTTTAATGTCAAAAATAAGAATTTCTGTTTGCTTCATTGGCCTCTATAATAGGGTGATATCAGATAGCATGTTTACCTGTATTAATCTCTAATGTTTCATAATGCGCGCATATGTAAGTTCTGGACTTCTGGAGTGATATCTGTTCTTGATATTGCTGTTATCTTattattaaatacataaaattgtaatctttatggATAAACTATATATTTGCTAATAATTCCATAAGTCGTCAAGCAGAGCTTAATTAAGTAAGTTTCAATAGTTACAAAGTTCATTTctgttataaattataaatgtctAGGGGGCTGAGTACTGCTCTTACATTTCTGGTCTTAATAATTAGACACTGATCTTTTGCACCAGTttctttatcttatttttattttttagatttgggATTACAATTGGTAGAAAAACCCAAGCCTTAACTAATCCATATATTGGATTAGACCTCCTGAAGGCAACTTCAGATAGGTCATTCGGAATCAATTGCCAGAATTTTATGAATACTTTgaactagaaaaataaaaaaacaacctATGATTTCATTCGTCCATTAACGTATTTGAGTTTAATTTCTTTCCTGAACTATTGGCTGTGTCAATTTAGGCTTTGAAATTAGATGCTATCCCTTTCCCCagtttctttttactttttggaaATTAAATAATTCCTACAAAATTGCTTTATAAATCGAGTGTGTCAATTTGTAGTTTACTTTAATCCTTAGTAATAGCCTATTACTAATAGGAGACCAAAAATGTTTAGCAGAATTTGTGTGAGACAGTGGAAACGATTAAACGATGCTTCAAATTAAGAGGCCTAAGGGAGAGAgaggttttgtgtgtgtgtgtgtgtgtgttttgaggCAGAGGGGACATTGGTTAATTAGTACATGCCTTAATATCGTTTTCCTTCATGGTCTTTGTCCTTAAAAGGAGATTTCAATGGTACATGCATGGGAGAAATTATTCATTCCACCGGGAGGACCATATTAACAATGCCTAATGCATTCCCCCTCAATTATATTTAGGCATTTGTGATAACTTATTGAGTCAAATCATAGTTACTAATCcagatatttttttaaacaatataataataaataaagcaGTAAAAGCACACACAAGTTTAATATTAAAgtgaaaaatcaaataagaaccTCTTCAGTGGGAAAATCACTATGTAGACCAATCTTGTAGAAAAATCACTATAGGAAAAGCAGATACAACCAtctactaataaaaaatttgttcaactGTACTCTCTATTGTGACCTCTATAATTATCTTGTTTGCCTTGACACCACAATTGCCCAGAACCTCTAGAATTTTTCCTAAGTGACTTTTCCCTAGGAACTCCTTGTCCACATTAACCAAAGCCTATGGCACTCCAAGGAACATATGTGAAGATTTGTTGTAGGGAacatctataaaaaaattgtattgtggTTTCAAACTATTAAACACTCTCTTTAGGATTATAAGGTAAGAGGGTAAACTAACGTGGTTTTCCAAAAGGTCAAAGGTGAAGGCATAAATTTTCTCTAAATCGCTTTGAGTTTTGCAATCTCTGATTTAGGAAAAGATTGTGCACAAAAGCACTTTATATAAGTGCTCAAAGTAGGATTTTTAACTAACTTTTGCGATGGATGCTTTACGGTGAGAAACAAGAATTTCATTACAAGAAAAGGCCATGAAATATGCCAACAATAAAATCTTAACAAATTCCCCCTTTGAGCATTCACAGACAATATATCCCAATAAGCACCCATATAGTATAGAAAGCCCCGATAAACCAAATACCAAACTAGGACTCGTTATTTCTACTAGAGAGTAGAAATTCAATGAAAACTTTTGACAAATAACCTATCTTTCCTAAAAGCATGAACAACCATATTAAAACGCATGGAGAAAAAAACATGTAACTCACAAGTAGAAAAGACAGCAGCGTACATAAACTTTTGAATCACATAGTAAGCATAAGTGAATATTGATTCAAGAAGAAATAACCACTATTTGGCGTCAATACTTTgcccaaacaaaggaaaatgtGTTATAGCcataaacttttttataatttttttttacaatttgttaATGTGATGAAaagttattagtaagtaaaatgTAATAATGTTACTAAAggaactagtaaaaatttgttacaatttataaaaatgtttataaaataatttatgtttatAGCATtagtccaaaacaaaaataataggtATTCTCTTCCCCATGATAGCATACATAAAGAAACCTACTTTCCCAATAGCTACTCCCCCTCATTTAAATCTTTCTAGATAAAGTATTCACAccctccctttttgtcacaaatgaCAAAGGATAATCCTCGATGATTTGCAGATTGGGGATCTCGAGTCTCAACTCTGGAGAACATCCAATCGCAAATTAATCCAAGCCAAAAGGGCAGTGATGACATCATGAGTGCGTAGAATGATGTCCTGAAAATTTTGGTGCACCGAGAGCGAAGAATACGCTGAAAATTTTCCATAACGTCAGCTAAGCACTACTAGATTTTGATAATCCAAATTCTCCAGCACCAGCAGCAGTTGCCTCATCGATCTCACTATCAGGGACTCTATCAATTGCAAGTGCAAGAGCCTCGTTTCTTGAATGCTTACGATGTCAGGAGCTCAACTGAGTAGTCATGACTCATATAGGAGTAAAGATTGGTGCATTATAATTGATAATGACATGCTAGAACAAGAGAACCATATTGATGACACTAGCAAATGCACGGATTGGCCTAGACAATGTAGTCTTAAACATATCGATGATAACCAAAACATATATGGCTAATGGGTCATAAGAGCGTAAAGCATGTGTGAGCTTAATGGACTCGAATCATTTGGAtctgatgagtgatgagtagGACATAAATTAGTGtacataaaatgataaaaaggtATCTAGTATTGTAAATAATAGTACATACCTTTTTGCAATACTagtattgtaaaatatttgcaTCAAGGAATACATATGAATTAGTTAATAATAGGACAATAAGGAAACGAACCTCTATTAGGAGATCCTCCTATGGGCAgtgaatatttattttatataaaacttttaaaaagtagaattctaaaataaataaaaatatatatctatcaATCTAATGTAGAgatataggggaaaaaaaatccaacaaaaaatgaaaaaaaaaattgagagagagagaaataacctttttttgtaagggaaaaatatgcatagaatgaGAGAGAGTGACAAATTCATAGTAAGATgatgagaataagaagagtcaaaataaaagtaaaacgaAGGGGCAAAataatatgtaaagttaaaactgcccaagatgaatatatatagacaatacttttgtttgattttccattgatttattatatagattataacatcaaaaataaagtagatgaatatgtaaagttaaaaccatctaagatgaatttgtaaagcccatatatttatatatttaatattgtaaaaaaattaaaggtaaaaaGTAAATATGAAAATGATTAATTATGTGGTCAATGACATGGTGATGAGGTGGCTTAACAGGAgcgtagcaataataaatactaCGCTTTAATTTTTAGATACATATGAAATATAGATGtaataagaaaatgaataattttaacccaaaaaagatgaataattatattaacataataattatgaaattgatatttcaagtttcaatgaTTACAATACACTGAAAAACACATTAATACTTAATGTTATAGACTAAAAAGATCATTCTCACCATATTAAGTAACCTACAAGAGGAAAATAATTTAAGTAACATGGCATCATGCATACCCTTAAATTGATGAAAACTAAGTAAGAACCATGAACTGACCCTTTATATATcgaaagaaatgaaaatgatcATTTACTTGTTTGACATACTACAAACCTTGGTGCCATATTTTATTTAGCCTCCATACACAACCATTTTGATGGAAGCCATGAAAGTGGTGTAGATTCTCAGCTCTTCCACTAGGTGTGATGTTCAATGTCAAACCAGAACTAGTTAGCATTTGCTTAGTTATTTGATTGAGTCGTCTAGCCATTTCAGATGTGAGATGATTACTCCAATCTCCAACCTTACCATtcttaaaaaatgaattatttttgaaCTCATACATGTTGACTCCATCTTTTGTGAGTCCAAACTCCAACTTTACCATTCCATTTTTATTCACTTCCAAACTAGACATGTTCTCAAAACTATATAGGTGTATAATCTTTTGCACCACACCTTTATCTTCCTCCTCCAAGGAGAAAGGAGGACCCATGAACTGAGCTATTTTCTTTACCCAATGTTCAGTTTCATTCTTCAAATCTTCATActttaaaaatagtatattcTCTAGTGATTCCAAACTTGCTCTCCAATATCCTAATAAATGGTCCCTATATGGTCCAGAAGGAGTTAATCCTTCACAAAAGAACTCAAATGCATCCTCCAAAGGAAGATCTTTCATGGCCGAGACTTCCTCCTTAGCACTCATCTTGTGATTAAAGTGCCATAAAGCCACAAATGTATCCTTTGGATCCTTGCATATGTAAACAATTTTGCAACTAGAATTTATATGGAATTAATTTGGTAAGGAATTGTAGGGAATCTGTGTAGCCACTAGTGGAACATATAGGTTCAATTTTTGTGGGCTTGAGCGAAGATTCACCTCAATGAAGGGTACACAATCATGTGCCAATCTTGTGAGTAAAGTTTTAGCCAACCGGTTAAAACTAATCTTGCCCAATGTTATTTCTAATTCACAAAGTGCTTTTGTGCCTAACCTATTAATTACTAATAATACTGCAATAACTTTTACATAGGATGAGGAATAAAAGAATCGGGAAGAAGGGGCAAATGACCATTAAACCGGATATTAGCAAAACCTATGATCGAGTGTAGTGGAGTTTCCTCAGAACAATTATGCTTAGATAGGTATTGATGACCAGTGGGTTCAGCTAGCTATGGAAATAGTTTGTGCTTCTTCCTATTTGATGCTTATATATGGTGAGCCTAGAAGGTACATTACTCCATCCCAGGGTATCAAGCAGGGGAACCCATTATCTCCATACCTATCCCTTCTATGTGCAGAAGGTCTATCCTTCTTAATTTGACATGCTGTTGCTTCTCAAATCCTCCATAGAATTTTGTCATGCACAAACAGGGTATATATATCTCATCTCCTTTATGTATATGATAGCTTCATTTTTTGCCAGGCCACTATGGAGGAGTGCCAACATCTCCTTCAATTATTAAGGTGGTATGAGGAAGAATCAGGTCAAGAAATCAATAGGCAGAAGAcgataggttttttttttttagtcgaAACACAAGACTGAATTTTAAAATGGCCATTCAAGGATTGATGGGAGCAAGGATTATGGAGAATTGTGAGAAGTACTTGGGTCTTCCAATGGTGGGGGGAAATTTTAAGGTTAACACCTTTAGAGACCTTCAGGAGAAAATTACAAAGAGAGTTATGGACTAGAAGGAGAAATCATTTCCAAACCGAGTATGGAAATTCTAATCAAAACTGTTGCTCAGGCCATCCCCACTTACACTATGGGAATTTTCAAAATCCCCAAGGCCCTATGTGATACCATTAATTCTACTTTGGCAAAATATTGGTAGGGACAAACAAAGGATGAGACGAAAATTCACTGGATCAATTGGAAGAAGTTGTGTACTCCAAAGAAAAATGGTAGCAAGGGTTTTCAAGACATCCAAGCCtcagggtctatttggatacagcttattttgttgaaaactgaaaaatgaaaatattgtaacaaaataatttttaaatatgtaaatagtgccgtgagactcatttttaatgaaaaagttgctgagaAAAGAGATTtgcccgtgaacagtgcacggaacCCACTGGCAAGTCTGTCACTCCCACATTCACGTGCTtctcaaattttataaaaataaaaaataaaaaagaaaagaaaagaaaaagaagttgaaaTAGAAAACACAGACGCGTGGATAGTGCTTTTCAACACTATCCAAACGCATACTTAATTTAGTTTTATTGGCTAGACAAGTATGGAGGCTGATTCATAATACCCATTCTTTGTTTTATATGATGTATAAATCAAGGTACTTCCCCAATTGTTCGTTCATGGATGCAGGTCCTCGCAACAATCCATCTTACGTGTGGTGCAGTTTGTTGGCAGCAAGGGATATTATTAGGGAGGGCTCAATTTGGAAGGTTGGTGATGGTAGAAGTATTGAAGTCTCAACTCACAAGTGGTTATCACACAAACCAGTTTTTCTTGGGGAGCCCTGGCCAAATCTGTTAGTAAGTACGTAATTTAATGGAGGCTAATACTCGGCAGTGGgatagagaaattttttttgatctctTTGCCTTTCGAACCCAAATGGAAATTATGGCCATTCCTCTGCCTAGGAATGCAAACCATGACACACTGGTTTGGAAGGAGAACCGAAACAAAACTTTTACTGTGAAAATTGAAATCTGCCTATCAAGTAGCTCTGAGGATGAAGGAACAGGCCCAGGTTGAGCACTCAACAGCTGCTTCGGATCGGTGTATTTGGAATAAGATTTGGGCTTTAAATGTCCTTCCCAAAGTTCGCACCTTTCTCTGGCGAGCTTATTCTAACATACTGCCAACCCGTGGTAATTTGCACAGACGAAAATTGTAGGTGGAGCCACATTGTGGATTTTGCTACCAGAACGCAGAAACAATTGAGCTCGTGCTATGGGAATGTCCATTTGCCAGAAATGTCTGGGCCTTATGCAGAGGAAAAATCCAGAAGTGTTCCAATGCAGTGttggattttttctcattatttcGGATTCTGGTGGATAGACTTACCCCTGATGAGATCGAGAAGTGGGCCATGGTGTCTTGAGCAATTTGGACTGCGAGgagcaaattttattttgataaagttCAACGGCATCCAAAACGTATCCCTGATGAGCAGTGGTGactccataaattttttttaaggtgttccttaacaaaaataaattacataatttaataaaaaaaaaatattttgtatattgacgacaataacaataaaaaaacacgTAAATACGTAAAGTTTACAATTGTCTTTTATgtgattttcttatcaaatatttgtctataattctaacaaaagaataaacaataaactataagttcatttgaaatattaataaaa
This genomic stretch from Quercus lobata isolate SW786 chromosome 3, ValleyOak3.0 Primary Assembly, whole genome shotgun sequence harbors:
- the LOC115980678 gene encoding ankyrin repeat-containing protein At5g02620-like yields the protein MERKGFELYNAAKNKEVSSSTLRSLLEKVTWERNTVLHLAVNFENKVIAEKILESDQRLLYKTNNKGDTALHIAARFGYMEMVELLIKYRKQDVEQGMNLLRKQNSEEDTALHVAVRKGEKKNVKLLIDEDPTLALMTNKAEESPLFLAVDREFYDIALEILKLEKCSPEGRKNMNALHAAVIRTYKYKEGMSALHISANKGHVDVMDTLIKRCPDICELLDNKGRTALHYAVESGMPKTVKFLLRKEEFQNLINEQDEEGNTPLHLAATRGYAMIVQSLSLFSKVDNVIKNKADRTTLDILRSKTQKNILFWLADEMPLGPFIPFFRYNIGYLPSLETVATRETKEAHSIETATNGEGHHDQNKVSKKELNVEGNNNEEKKTEAPCQKAQDNHPVQKEESSQILASTSLMVATIVATVAFQAACQDPGGYDDKSAFLMCFQFIVAILPRYFQIPYPRLFIFMLSELSLLCMIVAFLSVLNTQNSKPSDSSATDWGSRVSTLENIQSQINPSQKGSDDIMSA
- the LOC115980679 gene encoding flavonol 3-sulfotransferase-like, producing MSAKEEVSAMKDLPLEDAFEFFCEGLTPSGPYRDHLLGYWRASLESLENILFLKYEDLKNETEHWVKKIAQFMGPPFSLEEEDKGVVQKIIHLYSFENMSSLEVNKNGMVKLEFGLTKDGVNMYEFKNNSFFKNGKVGDWSNHLTSEMARRLNQITKQMLTSSGLTLNITPSGRAENLHHFHGFHQNGCHSRNEALALAIDRVPDSEIDEATAAGAGEFGLSKSSSA